A genomic window from Sulfurimonas sp. includes:
- a CDS encoding recombinase RecT, with protein MNNLQVREDQIKQGLVAQQKMVKSLFGDKAKADKFLATAAKVATDYKLANCNVNSIIDACVTVAQLNLDLSPALSHAYIVPFKQSVQLIVSARGYTALLARNGWKLKSYIVNEADDFEYVIDGFEETIRFVKNIDDMDEKFRYAVALAQSPDGTLYIEVMNAKQIDKHRLVSSNQKGSKPTGVWADWFNEMAKKTVIKKLVKQLPLGEEIMTAVAKDDKPIEAEIIADEKETVDINSMITSPATPEHDELTGEVYQDKDIERPVTQKPDMSLLDGVNADCTDKEMEEAV; from the coding sequence ATGAATAATTTACAAGTAAGAGAAGATCAAATTAAACAAGGTCTTGTAGCTCAACAAAAAATGGTAAAAAGTCTCTTTGGAGACAAAGCAAAAGCAGATAAGTTCTTAGCAACTGCTGCAAAGGTGGCAACAGATTATAAGTTAGCTAACTGTAATGTAAACAGTATTATAGATGCTTGTGTAACTGTAGCTCAATTAAACCTTGATCTTAGTCCGGCACTATCTCATGCTTACATAGTTCCGTTTAAACAATCGGTGCAGTTAATTGTTTCTGCAAGAGGTTACACAGCTTTACTTGCTCGTAACGGTTGGAAGCTAAAGAGCTACATAGTAAATGAAGCTGATGATTTTGAGTATGTGATAGATGGCTTTGAAGAAACTATCAGATTTGTTAAAAACATTGATGATATGGATGAGAAGTTTAGATATGCAGTAGCATTAGCTCAATCTCCGGATGGTACTCTTTACATTGAAGTAATGAACGCTAAACAAATTGATAAACATCGTTTAGTTAGCTCAAACCAAAAAGGTAGCAAACCTACAGGTGTATGGGCTGATTGGTTTAATGAGATGGCAAAAAAGACTGTTATCAAAAAGCTTGTTAAGCAACTTCCACTTGGTGAGGAAATAATGACTGCAGTAGCTAAAGATGATAAACCTATTGAAGCGGAGATCATAGCTGATGAAAAAGAGACTGTAGATATAAACTCTATGATTACTAGCCCTGCTACTCCTGAACATGATGAACTCACAGGAGAAGTATATCAAGATAAAGATATTGAAAGACCTGTTACTCAAAAGCCTGATATGTCACTACTTGATGGTGTTAATGCTGATTGTACAGATAAAGAGATGGAGGAAGCTGTTTAG
- a CDS encoding PD-(D/E)XK nuclease-like domain-containing protein produces MSKIEKYKGCMKVSDEEYFKIPALSNSDFRLLKESVLHYENKDLFQLSGSSLELGSAVHKLVLEPDTFNEDFVIEDFKGAELNKNSKAYKEAKAAWEDGVKGRKILSKDLFEQVTLMAKNVKAIAGGLLQGGIAENAFISEFDGMPVKCKADYYRQDAGVVIDLKTTKSIKDFKKSILEYGYGTQSAFYLDVINKAGYKADRFIFILVETSAPYMVSVQEMSLESIEEGRAIYSELLQTWKNYKNDGVVNVVKTTGYPEWYLEQRRGA; encoded by the coding sequence ATGAGTAAGATAGAAAAATACAAAGGGTGCATGAAAGTATCTGATGAAGAATACTTTAAAATCCCTGCACTTTCAAATAGTGACTTTAGACTATTAAAAGAGAGTGTTTTACACTATGAAAATAAAGATTTATTCCAATTAAGCGGATCATCTTTAGAGTTAGGTAGTGCAGTTCATAAGTTGGTATTAGAGCCGGACACATTTAATGAAGATTTTGTAATCGAAGATTTTAAGGGTGCGGAACTAAACAAAAACTCTAAAGCGTACAAAGAAGCAAAAGCTGCATGGGAAGATGGTGTTAAAGGTAGAAAAATTCTATCTAAAGACCTTTTTGAGCAAGTTACTTTAATGGCTAAAAATGTAAAAGCTATTGCCGGTGGACTGCTTCAAGGTGGTATAGCTGAAAATGCTTTTATATCAGAGTTTGATGGTATGCCGGTTAAATGTAAAGCTGATTACTATAGACAAGATGCAGGTGTAGTTATTGATTTAAAGACTACTAAGAGCATTAAAGACTTTAAAAAGTCTATCCTGGAATATGGCTACGGTACACAATCGGCATTTTACTTAGATGTAATCAATAAAGCAGGTTATAAAGCAGATAGATTCATATTTATCTTGGTTGAAACTTCTGCTCCTTACATGGTAAGTGTGCAGGAAATGAGTTTAGAGAGTATTGAGGAGGGTAGAGCTATTTATAGTGAGCTTCTTCAAACTTGGAAAAACTACAAAAATGATGGTGTAGTTAATGTTGTTAAAACTACAGGCTATCCGGAATGGTATTTAGAACAAAGGAGAGGTGCGTAA
- a CDS encoding tyrosine-type recombinase/integrase, which yields MKKLRFKNRNGVLYFGFDGKFKSSKLKDTNVNRNIIKGKFLRGELNSDLSINEHKSPLIKDLVKEVFIDKSKHLKRKTLKAYATAKDKHILPYFGDKMVTDIKPIDIKNFQDDLVAKGLNSSSIRFPRVILKEAFNLAILSEHIISNPIVMVGVPKIKKKEQKPKPFTLDEIDLILSSAAGPLRNFLGISFFTGMRSGELLALKWEDVDFETETITINKTIADGAINSAKTKSSERDIEMIPQVIEFFKAQQLVTFLNGSYVFLNARNNHYGNNMTMYSKYQDLLKKLKLEKRSLHNTRHTFASIMLNNGIDPLWVSNTLGHSNLQITLKIYTHYMPKKEKMKLPFLEKRYKTGTLSL from the coding sequence ATGAAAAAATTGCGGTTTAAAAATCGTAACGGTGTTTTGTATTTTGGTTTTGATGGTAAGTTTAAATCATCTAAATTAAAAGATACAAATGTAAACAGGAACATTATAAAAGGTAAGTTCCTTAGAGGTGAGCTAAATAGTGATCTAAGTATAAATGAGCATAAATCGCCTTTGATTAAAGATTTAGTTAAAGAGGTTTTTATAGACAAAAGTAAACATCTTAAACGAAAAACTTTAAAGGCTTATGCTACTGCTAAAGACAAGCATATTTTACCGTATTTTGGCGATAAAATGGTAACGGATATAAAACCGATTGACATTAAAAACTTTCAAGATGATTTAGTAGCTAAAGGATTAAACTCATCTTCGATAAGGTTTCCAAGAGTAATTCTAAAAGAAGCATTTAACTTAGCTATACTTAGTGAGCATATAATCTCTAATCCTATTGTAATGGTAGGTGTTCCAAAGATAAAGAAAAAAGAGCAAAAACCAAAGCCCTTTACACTAGATGAGATTGATTTGATTTTATCTTCTGCTGCCGGTCCTCTTAGAAACTTTTTAGGAATATCTTTTTTTACAGGTATGAGATCAGGTGAACTGTTAGCTTTAAAATGGGAAGATGTAGATTTTGAAACAGAAACTATCACTATCAATAAAACTATTGCTGATGGTGCGATAAATTCTGCTAAAACAAAATCGAGTGAGCGTGACATAGAAATGATACCACAAGTTATAGAGTTTTTTAAAGCACAGCAGCTTGTGACTTTTTTAAATGGTAGCTATGTTTTTCTAAATGCTAGAAATAATCATTATGGAAACAATATGACTATGTATAGCAAATATCAAGATTTATTGAAAAAATTAAAACTTGAAAAAAGAAGTTTACATAATACAAGACATACTTTTGCAAGTATTATGTTAAATAACGGAATTGATCCTCTTTGGGTATCAAACACACTAGGACATAGTAACTTACAGATCACATTAAAGATCTATACTCACTATATGCCTAAAAAAGAAAAAATGAAGTTACCTTTTTTAGAAAAGAGGTACAAAACAGGTACACTATCCTTATAA